The proteins below are encoded in one region of Chiloscyllium punctatum isolate Juve2018m chromosome 9, sChiPun1.3, whole genome shotgun sequence:
- the rpl31 gene encoding large ribosomal subunit protein eL31 encodes MAPAKKGGEKKKGRSAINEVVTREYTINVHKRIHGVGFKRRAPRAIKEIRKFAVKEMGTPDVRIDTRLNKAVWAKGVRNVPYRIRVRLSRKRNEDEDSPNKLYTLVTYVPVTSYKGLQTVNVDEN; translated from the exons ATGGCACCCGCTAAGAAAggtggagagaaaaaaaagggcCGCTCGGCTATCAACGAGGTGGTTACGAGGGAATATACAATAAATGTCCACAAGCGAATCCATGGCGT gggttTTAAGAGACGTGCTCCTCGTGCCATTAAGGAGATCCGTAAATTTGCAGTGAAGGAAATGGGTACTCCTGATGTCCGCATTGATACTCGTTTGAACAAGGCTGTTTGGGCTAAAGGTGTAAG GAATGTCCCATATCGCATTCGTGTGCGTTTATCCAGGAAGCGCAATGAGGATGAGGATTCTCCTAACAAACTTTACACGTTGGTAACCTATGTTCCTGTAACATCCTACAAGG GTCTGCAAACAGTCAACGTTGATGAAAATTAA